From Xiphophorus hellerii strain 12219 chromosome 9, Xiphophorus_hellerii-4.1, whole genome shotgun sequence, a single genomic window includes:
- the klhl26 gene encoding kelch-like protein 26 isoform X2 encodes MAELDGGDFAPNQSENRAMFTGGMRESNQDTIELKGLSARGLKHIIDFAYSSDVTLDLDCIQDVLGAAVFLQMVPVVELCEEFLKSAMSVETCLHIGQMATTFSLSSLKESVDAFTFRHFLQIAEEEDFLHIPMERLIFFLQSNKLKNCKEIDLFHAAIRWLQHDESRRAQASSVLCHVRFPLMLSSELVDSVQTVDIMVEDVLCRQYLLEAFNYQILPFRQHEMQSSRTLIRSDVLSLITFGGTPYTDNDRTVSTKSYYLPDAASRQFKELTEMETGCSHSCVAVLDNFVYIVGGQHLQYRSGEGAVDNCFRYDPHLNQWLRIQSMQEARIQFQLNVLQGQLYATGGRNRSGSLSSMECYCPKKNEWSYVEPLKRRIWGHAGTSCREKLYISGGYGVSLDDKKTLHCYDPISDQWDFKAPMNEPRVLHAMISTQQRVYALGGRMDHVDRCFDVLAVEYYSPESDQWTTVSPMRAGQSEAGCCLLDAKVYIIGGYNWHLNNVTSIVQVYNTETDEWERDLHFPESFAGIASTPIILPQNTTQR; translated from the coding sequence TTTAGACCTGGACTGTATTCAGGATGTTCTGGGGGCTGCTGTGTTTCTCCAGATGGTTCCCGTAGTGGAGCTTTGTGAGGAATTTCTTAAGTCTGCAATGAGTGTCGAGACCTGCCTTCACATTGGGCAGATGGCCACCACGTTCAGCTTGTCTTCCCTCAAAGAGTCCGTGGATGCCTTCACCTTTCGTCACTTCCTCCAGATTGCTGAAGAAGAGGACTTTCTTCACATTCCTATGGAGCGCCTCATCTTCTTCCTGCAGAGCAACAAGCTGAAGAACTGCAAGGAGATCGACCTCTTCCACGCTGCCATAAGGTGGCTCCAGCATGATGAGTCCCGTCGGGCTCAGGCGAGCAGCGTCCTCTGCCACGTGCGGTTTCCACTCATGCTCTCCTCAGAGTTGGTAGACAGTGTTCAGACGGTGGACATCATGGTGGAGGATGTACTATGCCGCCAGTATCTCCTTGAGGCTTTCAATTACCAGATCCTTCCCTTCCGACAGCATGAAATGCAGTCCTCACGGACGCTCATCCGCTCTGACGTGTTGTCCCTCATCACCTTTGGTGGGACCCCCTACACTGACAACGACCGCACAGTGAGCACCAAGTCTTACTACCTTCCTGATGCTGCTTCCCGTCAGTTCAAAGAGCTGACAGAAATGGAGACAGGGTGCAGCCATTCCTGTGTCGCAGTGCTTGACAACTTTGTGTACATTGTCGGTGGGCAGCACTTACAATACCGCAGTGGGGAGGGGGCCGTGGACAACTGTTTCCGCTACGACCCGCATCTTAACCAGTGGCTACGCATCCAATCCATGCAGGAGGCTCGCATCCAGTTTCAACTCAATGTCCTGCAGGGACAACTATACGCAACTGGAGGCCGTAATCGATCCGGGAGTCTGTCTTCCATGGAGTGTTATTGCCCAAAAAAGAACGAGTGGTCTTATGTGGAACCGTTGAAACGCAGAATTTGGGGCCATGCTGGGACTTCGTGCAGAGAAAAGTTGTACATTTCAGGAGGTTACGGGGTCTCGTTGGACGACAAGAAAACGCTCCACTGCTATGATCCAATATCAGACCAGTGGGACTTCAAAGCCCCCATGAATGAACCCAGAGTGCTGCACGCCATGATCAGCACCCAACAACGTGTTTACGCTCTGGGTGGCCGCATGGACCATGTGGACCGCTGTTTCGATGTGCTGGCGGTTGAGTATTACAGTCCAGAAAGTGACCAGTGGACGACTGTCAGTCCCATGAGAGCAGGGCAGTCCGAGGCGGGCTGCTGCCTTCTGGATGCTAAGGTCTACATCATAGGGGGCTATAACTGGCACCTGAACAATGTCACAAGCATCGTTCAAGTCTACAACACCGAGACGGATGAGTGGGAAAGGGATCTGCACTTTCCAGAATCATTTGCTGGCATCGCAAGTACGCCGATTATACTTCCTCAGAACACCACACAACGCTGA